From one Treponema denticola genomic stretch:
- a CDS encoding NUDIX hydrolase, producing MEKNNKIEWKPDSSREILKTRVITVYEKDSISPEGEKKTFISLKAPSWVIVIPVYRNSSGEDIFVMVQQWRHGSESVCIEFPGGVVDKGEKPEEAALRELLEETGRTPKNIKCLSTLSPNPAIMENSCTVFLAELDKGEVKQNLDEDEFLNILEIPVKKVIQNMGNPPYTHAIMNAALFLYLKERKFH from the coding sequence ATGGAAAAGAATAATAAGATTGAATGGAAGCCTGATTCTTCCAGAGAAATCTTAAAAACAAGGGTCATTACCGTATATGAAAAAGACAGTATTTCTCCTGAAGGAGAAAAAAAGACCTTTATTTCTCTAAAAGCGCCTAGTTGGGTTATTGTTATTCCCGTATACCGAAACTCATCCGGAGAAGATATCTTTGTTATGGTACAGCAGTGGAGGCACGGTTCGGAAAGCGTCTGCATAGAATTTCCCGGAGGTGTTGTCGATAAAGGAGAAAAACCGGAAGAGGCAGCTTTAAGGGAGCTTTTGGAAGAAACCGGCCGCACACCTAAAAATATAAAATGCTTGTCGACACTGTCCCCTAATCCTGCAATAATGGAAAACTCTTGTACAGTCTTTTTGGCAGAGCTGGACAAGGGAGAAGTTAAACAAAATCTTGATGAAGATGAATTTTTAAATATTCTTGAAATCCCCGTTAAAAAAGTTATTCAAAACATGGGTAATCCGCCCTACACTCATGCTATTATGAATGCAGCCCTTTTCCTATACCTAAAAGAAAGAAAATTTCACTGA
- a CDS encoding cytidylate kinase family protein gives MAIITISRKIASFGDETAIELAKLLNYNFVDRKSLEKDLLARGISEVQLKKYDERKPGFWASLSRERDSYFDYLREAVYEHASSGNSIFIGRGGFAILRNVPGLYSVRLVAADDIRISRLMKEFNYSEKEARALMEESDNNRDGFHKNFFNTANEDSSEYNLVINTGHISPLQAAEIIKYGLEKTISKEEAASGDKRLKELLLAQRIVNHISFDLKLQIYFLEADISKDEIILHGVADNAGLIQKAIDVAQEMAEGRKVSSAISMVNEYKPFP, from the coding sequence ATGGCAATTATAACTATTTCACGCAAAATCGCTTCCTTTGGTGACGAAACAGCGATTGAGCTGGCCAAGCTTTTAAATTACAACTTTGTTGACCGTAAGTCATTGGAAAAAGATTTGCTTGCAAGAGGCATTTCGGAAGTACAGCTAAAAAAATATGATGAGCGCAAACCCGGCTTTTGGGCATCCCTTTCAAGGGAAAGAGATTCCTATTTTGATTATCTGCGTGAAGCGGTGTATGAGCACGCTTCTTCAGGCAACAGTATTTTTATAGGCAGGGGAGGCTTCGCAATCTTAAGAAATGTGCCGGGCCTTTATTCGGTACGCTTGGTTGCTGCCGACGATATAAGAATTTCAAGATTGATGAAGGAGTTCAATTATTCCGAAAAAGAAGCGCGAGCACTGATGGAAGAAAGCGATAATAATAGAGACGGATTCCATAAGAATTTTTTTAACACGGCTAATGAGGACTCTTCCGAATATAATTTGGTTATAAATACGGGGCATATCAGCCCTCTTCAAGCCGCCGAGATAATCAAATACGGGCTTGAAAAAACTATAAGCAAAGAAGAGGCTGCCTCAGGCGATAAAAGATTAAAAGAGCTTTTATTAGCTCAAAGAATCGTAAACCACATTTCTTTCGATTTGAAACTTCAAATATATTTTCTTGAAGCCGATATTTCGAAAGATGAAATTATTTTACACGGTGTCGCCGATAACGCAGGTCTTATTCAAAAAGCCATAGATGTTGCTCAAGAAATGGCGGAAGGCCGCAAGGTTTCGTCTGCGATAAGTATGGTAAACGAGTATAAGCCTTTTCCGTAG